The Weissella confusa DNA window TCAACTCAGTCTCCATTGCCTGCATTTGTTGCTCAGCATCGGCACGCTTAGCACGACCTTCACGTTGAATTTGCATCGTCTCTTGAATCGTTGCAATCAAGCTGTTTTGCGTTTCTTGAAGCGTTTCGATATCAACAACACCGCGCTCGTTTTCCTTCGCGGTTTCAACCGCACTTTGGTGAAGCATGTCGGCATTTGCACGCAAAAGTTCGTTGGTCGTATCAGCCACAGCACGCTGTGCAATCACAGCATTCTTTTGCTTCAACAACGTCAAAGCAATTGCAACTTGATTCTTCCACAATGGAATAGCCGTTGAAACAGACGCTTGAATCTTTTCGGCCAACACTTGATTCGTTGATTGAATCAATCGAATTTGTGGTGCTTGTTGCAACGCAATTTGACGCGTCAACTTCAAATCGTTAGTACGCTTTTCCAAACGTTGTTCAAACTGCACCAAATCTTGTACCTTTTGGACATCAAGTTGGTTGTTCGTTTGACGCGCCTTTTCTTGGGCAGCTGGCAATTCACGTTGGCGCACGTCGCTTAACTTCATCTCCGCCCCACCAATATAAACATTCAATTGGTTGAAGAAGTCGAGGTTTTCTTGGAACAACCCATCCAACATCTTGTTATCAGCCAACAAGGAATCCTTGTGACGATCCAAGCGGGCAGCCACGTTATCAACTTGCGCACCAATTCGTTGGTACTTCGCTGTCATTTCATAGACTGACTTTTGAACGCGGTTAAAGATACGGGCAAAGAATCCTTGCTTTTCCGGACGTAAATCGTCTGGGCTAGCTTGGTTCAATGTGTTCATCAACTCAGTTAGTGAGTCACCGATTGGGCCAACATCTTGATTTTGAACCTTATCCAATACACCTTGTGAGAAAGCTGAAAGGTTCTTTTGTGCATCTGCACCGTATGTTAACACTGAGTCGCTCGTTGAAACGTCCAACGTTTGTGCGAGTTGCAATGCCTTTGACTTCTCTTCAGAGGTCAACGTATCCGTTAACTCCGGTGTCGCCACCGTCTCTTTTGTCATTACTTCTTCTGTCATTTTTTATCCCCCATAGTTCGCTTCGCCACATCAATTTGATCGCGAAGTGAGTTTAAATCATCACGTGTGATTAAACGGTAGTCTTGTTGAATTTGATCAGCAAGTTGGCGCAGTACTTCACGCGCCGCCTTCAAGTGCGCTTTGTCCGACTCGTCAATCATTTCATGGTTCGCAATTTCTTGATACGTGACCAGAATTTGTTCCATGTTTGGCAAATGCGTATAAACAAACTCATCTGCTTCCGTTAATTGGGTTGGATCATCAGCTAATTCTTTTAGAATACCGCGTGCAAACCGCATCACATCGGTTTCAACCGCAATTTTACGCAATCCCGTCGTCAACTGCAACAATTCTTCCACGTGATCAACACTGGCTAGCGTCCGATTGAATGTTGCTTTAAACACAGTGACATCACGCTTCGATAAGTTATCAGTATTAATGGTTAGTTTTTGCTTTGCTGTCGTAATCCGTTGCTTAGTTTGCTTCATCGGCGTAAATACGACTTGACGGGCGCCCAAAACAACGCCTGATAGCACAAGTTGCACTGGCCAACCAATTCCCGGAATGGCCCAGGCAACACCGATTAACATTAGTGGTAGTAGCCAACGGAACACAAAGGTCGGCTTTGTGACCATGCTTACCAAGAACGCGAAGACTAACACATTCGAAATACTGTCTAGATAGGCTGGTGTAAACCCAATTGCCAAGAACACTATTAGAACCGTTATCCACTTACTTCGCCTTAACGTCTTTTTTGGAATTTTATCTAAATCCAGCATTTTTCTTATCCTCTCGAAAGCAACTATTCTTATTATACGTGCAATCGATAACTCTTGTCATGGTATATAAAAAAAGCAGGTCATCGACCTACTTCGTTGCCTCAGGATGCTCTTCAGCAAACACTAGTTCTTCACGCTCCTCGCGATGCGCTAAATCTGCCAGATAACGGCGTGACCAGCGGTAGACAACTAGCACTAAAATCAAAATTGCAATGGCTGCTGCTTGAATCAAAATGCCAATCGTATCGGCGTGATAAACCAATAGATTTCGAAGCAACGCCGTAATCCCAATATACATAAAGTTCTGCAAAGAAATACGATCTTGGATAAAGTATTCACGTGTTAGCACCACAAACTCGAAGAACAAGAACGTTTCCAAAATGCGTTCCGCCACCCCGAAGAAATCCGTTGCCAAATCCACATGTATCAGCATTGTGACCAATTCCCAGAGTTCTTTCACAAAGAACCCAATCATCACAATTCCCAACACCAACATCGCCAAATCGAGAATGATGGCGTAACCTTTTTCAATTATTTTACGATTCATATCCCGCCCTCACGCTTCTTTTCTCCATCATATCAAACCAAATGACCCGAAACAAACTTCGAGCCACCAGTAAATTCAATCTCAGGTTCAAAAAAAGGATGACTTCCCGTGTGTGAGAAATCATCCTTTCCTGTATGCCGCCGACAGACAAACAGCGTAAAAACAATACAAATATGGGGTGATTATTTGTTTTATAGCTAATAAAATCACACGTTGTATTTTCATTTATCTGTTTATGTGTTTTTGGTGAGTGCTACAAATTGTGCTACATTTTCAATTTTTGTTGTGTATTATATAATTAATTTTAACTTAACTTCATAAGGAGAAACTTACATGACTAAATTAACTCATTGGACAGAAAGAGTCCTCCAATTTTTAGCCTCAGAAACTGAAGACGACCGTATTTTATATGTAGGAAAGTTCAATGAGCTAATCGGCAATGGTTTCACCGAACGGCAGGCATATATCAATCTGCACCGTGAGATTGTAGAGCCATTGCTTGATGATGCCGACCTAACATGGGAAGAATATACCGAAGCAACTGCTAAGGCTATGACGCGTCCAACCTTATATGATGTAAAAGTATGGATCGAACTTGCTGGTAAGATTGGAGCTTCTGCGGCTACAGGTAACTGGCACGCGGTTGAACATGACTGGGAATGGGACGTTCCAAGCAAATAACACAAAAAGCCCGTCTGGATTAAGTACCTTTGTACCTAGTCCAGACGGGCTTAATTTATATGTGTGCCAACTTGCGTATCTGTTTCAATGTCGCAAGTTGGCCCAATTTAAAACTAGTTAGCGAATGCAGCCTTCAGCCAGACCGACTCACCATTCATCTCTACTTCAATCGATGATCCAACGCGTTGCAATACCTTGTACTTACCATTCAAAGTGAAGTATTCCGGAACTCCGTTGTTACCAAGGCCGTTTTGGTCCGCCAATGGGTTACCGTAACGGTCTGTCAACGTAATTGATGCAGCCGGCATATCGTTGTGGTAGTCAGCTACTGGAATAGCCATATCATTGTTTCGAACGTACACACTACCCAGCTCATATTGCCAGCTATCTAGATAGAATACACCGTTAAACTCTGCCGAGTCATCTTGAGTGTTAGCGTCCAAGATTTCGACATTCTTCTTGTTTACCCATGAGTAAATATCATCAAGTAACACACGGTCGCCATCGACTTCTAGCACTTTGTGTGGCTCACCCTTAACAAAGTCAGGAATAGCTTCACCAGTTGCGTAATAAGTAGCGCTGAAGTTGACCTTAACCGTCATACCCGACGCAATGCCTGCCTTTGGCGTGTTGTCAGCTTCCTTACCAGCATCAACGGCAGGTGTATCCGTGTTTGGCTTGTTAGGGTTACCGTTCTTGTATCCGTTATCCGTGATACCGGTCAAATCAACGTTACCGTCTAGTCCACCGGCAACATATGATGCAGTGAATTGGAATAATTGTACATTATCGAATGACGGAAAGTAGTTATAGTTTGGCTCTGGCGTAACCTCGTAATTAGGATACTGAGCCAACCAAAGCGGGTACTTATTAGCAATCGCTTGCAGGTCAAGGTTTGACATCAAGAAATTCTTGTACCCGTATAGCACAGCTGTCTTTCCCTTTGATTGAATATAATCAAGTCCGTACATAACTACGTCTGTATTCGTTGCACCTTGCTCAATATCCAAAGCAAAGATAGCTCCCTGTGGCGTTTGGCTTTTTGCTAGATAGTGATCAATTACGGTTTTCATGGTTGCACGGTCAGTAACACCGTCTACGAAAATATAGTCATGCGCGCGTTTTCCTTGGGCGATTGCATACTGAACTTGCGTTGGATACGTGTGTTGATCAACGTAGCCATGTCCAGCGTAGTACCCACCAATTTGAGCGATGGCAAACTTATCGTGACCATATCCAAACTTACCTTGTGCCCCTTGATAGATTGACCAGTCAACTCCTTGGTCACCCTTTGCGGCAAACGCAGTTGGTGTTGCTCCGGCAAATAAAAAGGCCGCCATTCCGGCGACCAGCATTGTCTTAATCTTACCCATTATTGTCAACTCCTTTGTTGGCTTTCAACTCTTGCTCAATAGCTCCTTCAATCTGTGAATCCGAGAAATGCCCCGTCAAACCATTAGCATCAATTCGTTGCTTAACGAATTTCACTGCGTCTTGTTGTTTTGCACTTCCTTGTCCCGGCCCCCAAGTCTTTTCGGCAATTGCGATACCTTGGTTGATCCAATCGTAGAACATGGCCAAGTTTTCATTCTTGGTGTGACTCTTAAGCCAACCAATTACGGCAGCTGCAACAACACCAAGAACACCAGTTTGTGCAATTCCAATTAACACATCAATTACTTTATTCATAATCGTTCATTCCTTTCGAACAATGTCTTGATTTGTTCATCATGCTTAGCAAGATGGACTTCATGCTCCTTAAATTGAATTTGGGTGTCATCCTTAATATGCCCCAATATTTCTTTCAAGTCGTCAATTGCATCAGTTAATGTAGCAATTGGTTTTGAAAAACCAACCTTAATTGCCCAATTTACGGCGGTAGTTATCGCCGTAATCAAAAAAAGAACAATCGTTACGACTGTTCCGGTATCTAAATTCATTCGAAATTCCCTTTCACTCTCTTAATGCTATCCTGGCCAACTATCGCTGGTCGAATATGACACAGATGAAACAATATAGTTTGAACTAGTAACTAAGCCGGTCATTCCGCGGTACGTGAATGACATTTTCTTTGAAGACGAGTCGAAATTGTAACGACCGAATCCGACCGCACTGCTGTACTCAATGAATACTGATTGACTCCAATCATCTGGCGAAAATCCCGAAGGAACAGTGACATTGAATAATTCAGATGCATAACTTGGGGTTGAAGAACCTGTCCAGTTTGTGCCTGTGTAGTTACCTGAAATCTCAACGTGCACAAAGTTACCCGTCCTTCTGAATTTAAACGACATACCGTTGGTACCACTTACTTCACGAGATACAACTGGGGTTGCCACGGAAATTGAGACGTTGCCAGAACCATCAATTGAAGCTGATCCCGTCACTGTTCCGGTCAGTGATAGAGTACGTGCTGTTTGCCATTTAGTTGCAGTCGCTGCATTACCAGATAGATTACCGTTAATGGTACTTGTAAACGTCTTGTCACCCGCAACAGTTTCATTACCTGTATTGTGTACAACATTATCGTCTTTTGAAATAGACTGCCAATTGCCCCAATTGCCCCCTAGTCTTATTCTTACCCACATTGTAGATTTGTGCACTGCGTCTGATATGTCTCTAGCAACAATGACTTGATAAATTAAATTGTCATCAAAATTTAATACGTCTATAAATGCACCATTTGGCATTTGGCTAGGAGCATTTGAATAGGTAACATCAATTTTATATTGTCCAGTAGCTGTTGCACTATTTAAGTCTTTTTGAGGTAGCCTATCAATTGAAAGTTTAGCTTTTATAGGATTATTAGCGACAAGTGTTCCCGTGAACGTCTTATCGCCAGCGATAGTCTCGGCACCAGTCTTGTGAACCAGGTTCGTTCCAGACGTTGCCATAGACACGTCACCCGAACCATCAATATTCACTGAGCCGGATACATCACCAGTTAGCGCTAGCGTTCTTGTAGTAGCCCATTTGGTAGCTGTTGCCGCATTTCCAGACGTATTTTGGTTACCCGCCGTATTTACACCAGGCAAGTTAATATCGGCTGAGCCATCAAAGCTGACGCCACCAACTTTACGTGCGGTCTTTAGCGTAGTTGCCGTAGCTGCGTTACCGGTCAATTCACCAGCAAGTCCTGCCGAAAACGTCTTCTTACCCGTAAACGTCTCGACCGTATCCAAGTGCGCAACCAGGGCATCATTTGCGACCGTTTTCCATGCTGACCACGCACCACCACTCTTAGTTGTCCACCAAGCATTGTTGTTAGAGTCAACCAGCTGCATGAAACCATTGTTAGTTGATTGAATAACTTCAACAACGAAATAATTTGATGATCCGCTAGGCTTATTAGTTGCCCCAATGTTTGCGTAGTAGTAGAAGCCGTTATCCAGAGTGAAAACATCCTTATTCGTGCTAATCACTTGCACAACTGGGTCAACGTTAATATCAGCCGTACCATCAAAGTTTTCACCATTAATCTTGCGTGCATTGGCTAGTTTTGTTGCACTTGTGGCGTTACCGGCCAATGCACCGCTAAGACCATCAGTGAACGTCTTTGACCCGCCAATCGTTTCAGCTCCTGACTTATGAACTAAGTTACTGTCATTATTTGGTGGGTAAACTGATGGCATTGTAGCCGTCTTGACATTAACACCAGTGATTTCACCGGAGGTATTAGTCGTAATGCTATCAATGATTGTCACAGTTCCGCCAACAGCAAGCGATTGTGATGATGAAGTGTTCGTACGTGTAGTTGCAGATTCTGTTAGTGCAATGTCAACATTACCTGAGCCATCAAACGTACCAGTACCAGTTGCAGCGCCACTAAACGAAATTGTGCGCGCTGTCTTTAGCTTTGTTGCGGTGTCAGCATTTCCTTGCAAGTTAGCAATAATAGCCGAACTAAATGTCTTAGACCCACCAATCGTCTCATTGCCTGTCTTGTGGACGGCAGAAGCATCCACGTTTGAAAGTTCCGCTGCAGTAGAAAAACGGTTCCACGCTGTATACGTAGAACCGTTCTGTACACGGAAATATGATTGACCATTAGAAATGTCAGTAAATCGCTCAACGTTGCTTTCTTTAACGAACACATACGTCTCAGCTGCGCCAGTCGGCTTGTCAGACGTTGTCTTTGAAGCATTTGTTGAAAGGTAAACGCCGTTATTCAAACTTGACAGTGCAACGTCAGCATTGATAGCCAGTGTATTCACACGATCACTTGTTCCTGAATTTCCACTAACCGAACCAACAATTATCTTCATGAAAGTCTTGATGTCGTTAATCGTCTCATTGCCTGTCTTGTGGACGGCGGCAGTATCATCAGCCTTCTTTGCGTCGCGTTGGTCGATATACTTCTGCAAAGCAATGTAATCAGCAACCGTCAGCATTCCAGCATACTGAGTGTTGACAGTTACGATTGACGTATCGCTGATTGCAAATGAAACGTCCAAATTAATTGTCTGCGCTGATTGTCCATTATACGCAGGAACCAACGTGGTCTCATTCGTATTGATAATTCCAAGGACATAATTGTCAGTACCGTAGACACCGGTAATGGCAATACCCTTCAAATTATAGTCAGCTGTAACATCACGATTATCAATAATCAGACGAGATTCAACAGTATTAGTCGTTAAATCCGTCGTAACCGTACCCATTGGCTTTGTTTGCTTAGGGTTCAGACCACTGATTTGTGAGTAGGTTAAGTCCTTGGTAAGAGATACCGTAAAGGTGTAGGCATTGATAATAGACATTTGTCCTTTATCAGCCAGCGCCTTTGTCATGACATCCTTACCTTCTTCAGTAAAGATTAGGCTAGAAAATTTATTAGCCATCACTTATCCTCGCTTTCATAGATTTGATACGTCAACGTATTACTGCTGATACCACGCACAGCTAACACGGCATTTGAATTATCAACGAATGTTACTTCATCAACACGCACGCCAGCTGCAACACCACTTCGAATTCGATCAATGATGTAGTTCTGTTCCCATTCGGTATTGGCCCATTGCAGCGGAATATTGCGGATTGCAATTGCTAATGGCTCACCGTCATCAACAGTTGTTCCATTCCACTTCCGCAACGGCTCAATCTCAATGCCCTTCTTAGGAATATTCAATGACCTTGCAATGATGTCCAACAGGCCATTCACCGTTGAGATACCGGAATTGATTGCCATTTTTGAACGAATCATAATGCGATAGAAACTATCGTCAGCCTCACCGCGCAATTGATTGTATTGAGCACCGATTGCATCCAGCACTTCACCGTTGGCATTATCCAACTCTCGAAAATCTTCAATCGTCGTAAACAAGTCTTGTAGCTGTTTAAATTGCCATTGCAACCATTCAGCGAACAACATTGTTTGACGACCATAGCGGCTAATTGGCGCCGGTAGCATAGCTAGAAACTGCTCTTTAAAACTATTTGCCATTCTTGGTCACCACCAAACTATCAGCTGTCGTCGTCGCAATACTGAACTGCGTCAATGGAATATCGGTCATTGATTGGGAAGCTGCTTTCGTGCCAATCTTGACACTGGCTACAACAATTCCGTTCACATTGTCATAAATGTACTTGTACAAGTATGAGAAGCGAACAGTTCCACCCATTGGAACGCTGCCAAGATAGTCGTTCACAGCCTTCTTAACTTGATCAACACCGTCAATTTCGAAGTCGTTATTAGTCGTAACGTCAACAGTCACGAAAATCGTTTCCTTAGTAGCATAATCGAACGCGACTACATTACCGGAAAAGCCAGCAGCGTCAGTCATTGTCTCTGTATGGCTGCCGACCATTAATATACCCGCCGAAACGGAATTGAACAGCGCATCTGCAATCTTCATTTCTTCACCACCATCAACATAGACGTGAATTGTCTTAGCTGGGTTGCCGTATGAATCGACTGCCATTGTATTGTTCGTAACAACTTGAACACTCTTAACCCCTGGAACTTCCATAACGGCGGAAATTACACCATTGACTGGGCTAGATGGCTTGGTATCATTGGCCAATCGAACACGATGCGCCAGTTCAGCATCCGTTTCGATATTTGCACCATTTTCCACGGCTTGTGGGTTAGTAACAGTGAAAATATCAGACGTTGGTTCAACCTGAGAAGTGATTGCATTGGCCGGTACGTTGTATTGCGCCCCGGTTTCCATTGCATACGCCGTTCCAGCCCCTGTTCCTGACGCAGATAACAGTACATCAGAACCTAACTGGTAGATTTTTCCGTCAGTCGTTTTGAACATTTTCCCAGCCAGAATGACAAAACCAGGCGTACCAGTAAACGACAAGTCAACAATTGCTTGCTCGGCTGGATTGCGATACAAGCCAAAGTTAGAAGCAATCTTATCCAACGAAACACCGGTTGCTGTGCTCAAATACTGACTGTTATAGACCTTTTCAGCAAGCTTATAAATCAAGTCCAAAAAGAACGCCATCAGACGGATTAAGACACCAGCGACAGAGTGCGCAGATGTGTCGGAATCAGAACCAAACAGCTCTTGCCACTTGGCAGTCAAATCAACAACGATTGTTTCGTATTGTGGCCGTGTGAAGCCATTACTATCCAACATCCAAAATCACCTCCGTAGTTTTTTGTTCACCATCAATAACTAAATCAAGTTTGATGTTTGCAACTCGCGCTGATAAATCAGCTGTAATTACTACATCGTTCACTGCATCAATTCGTGGCTCTTGTGTCAAAGCATCACGAATAGCCGTGACAGCATAGCGTTCATTGTATTGCTTACCAATCAAGTCACTGGTATCAAGCCCCATTTCAGCGTCGCCAATGAATGAGCCTAAGCTTGTTTCCAAAATAATCCTGATTGATTGCATAACTTCTTGATCAGCATCAATTGCGTGTGCGAAGTTGATATCGCCATCTTCTGCTAACAAAATATCTCGCATTAGTACACCTCGATAATGAATGCATCATTAAGACTGTGCATTCTAGTATTTGACAACGGAAACTCATCATTGCTGCCGTTGAAAGCGGCAATCGATCTGTCAATGAACAGTATCACGACCACGTCACCAACATGGACTTCATCACGCAACATTCGCCCAATATGCACACCAACAAGTGGTGCGCGGCTATTTCCGTCACTCTTCATAGCTAATGGCTGGACTTGAGCCTTTTTGCCGTCAGCATAGATACGGTCCACACGACCCAACTGGGCGACATTGATATTAGCAGAAATATTGTCAGGCAAAATATGCGTGAAGAACTCCACGTCATTGTTGTTTTTCTTAGCTTTTTTAGCCATTACTTCACCCCAATTTCAATTGATGTAGTCGGACTGGTTCCGTCAAATGCATGTTCACCACTTATCACAGTTCCCGTAATGTTAACGAACATACTTTGAATGTGGACATACTCACCAGTAGTAATTCGATAATTTAACAGACTCTCTGCTGAATATTGGTAGCGACCCATTCCGTCATCATCTTCATCCTTAACCCAGTCTTCATCTCGTCGCTCCATTGTTGGTGACGAAATCAAACCAGAACCATTGTTTAACTCAGCAGTACCGGTGTTGTTGTCGTCGTACATGTAACGCAATGTCAATTGTCCACGTCGATAGAACAAAGCTGAATGCGTGTCGCCAGCAATCTCTGCTAGTGCATCTAACGGTGAGCCGTCGACGGTATATCCTTCTGAATAGACATGATCCTCACGCATTGAAACTTTGTTCAGATTAATACCAGAAACACTGACAATCTTGTCAATTATTGTTGAAGCTGCCGTTCCTTCACCAAACGTCAATGATACGTCCGGTAGCTTGCGATAATCAGTTCCTTCTACGACTCGTAATGTGTACTTATGGTCACCGCCTTCTAGCGTTGGCACTGTCGTTTTATAGATAAATCCATCAAACAAAATACCGGTATCACCGCTATAACCGGCAATCACTTGTACTCGGTCACCTTCGTGAACACGATTAAAGCTAATTTGTGACATATTCCAAATGACGATTTCACCGACGCTCTGGTCGTTGGTGTTATCAAATGGAATATTAAATTCAATGTCCATGCTGTCGTTTGATTTTCGGTGATGGTATATGAGTTGTCCGGAGTCAGTCCAGATACTCAATTGAATTTCAAAATTGTATTGCACTGCATCTGCCATTACATCAGCTCCCCATCATCTTCTAAAGTCATCAGATACAGAAAAACGGTCTTTCCGAAATTATCCGGAGAGACCGTTGTTTCTTTCTGTGATTCATCAAACGGCATGATATCGACTGCCGGTATTGCTGGGTTAGTATAGTCAGCCCACAAGCGACGCCCATAAACTAACTTCTCGCCCAAAACAATTGGCACCATTGAATTGTCATACAAATCGACTGTGTAGAATTCACCATAATCATTGTAATTAAATTGTAGATAGACGTTGACACCACCTAATTCGATTTCAAAAATCTCAGGCAGCTGTGCAACGTTTACGTCAATATATGCTCGTAATGCCATTACTTCACCCTTGCCCTTGCTCCAATTGGGATGAAACGGTCGGGCCAACCATTCCAAGCTCTTAGCTGATCAATAGACGTACCATATTGAACCCACCAGCCCCAATAAGTATTACCAGCAACAACCGTAACGTACACACCAGGCGGTGGCGTTGCTTGCTTCTTACCGGCATTAACATTCTTATTCCAGGTAACCTTAACCGTTCTGACCCAAGTCAAGTCTACAGAAAACTTGATAGCGTTCTGATATCCACCATCTTCGTAGTCTTTGGTCAGATTACTCATCAGCATACTGTTATGCCGAATAGCACCAGAATAGCTGAGCAACGTACCGTTCTGCGACCAATCAAGCAACTGTTGATAATTCGCATCAATGTCTGACTGATTATTACCAGTTATCCACCCACTGAACCTGAAGTTCTTGCTCTGCATCTGTGAATGGTCAGTGATCGGCGAACCATCTTCGACCGGATGTGTTGCGACATCAATATTCACGTCTTCGTGCTCTGTTAATGAAAACACGTCAACAGAATGACCATTACTGTCATTGAATTTGGCCATCTAAGCACCTCCTTAAATATTCGCCTGTGGCATGATTGCAATAAACTTTTCACCAATTGTATTGGCAATCGCATTAGCGTCAGCAGCACTCGCGTTTCCTTGAATGGTAACGTTAATTTGAATAGTCGGGTTGCTACTGCTCTTTTGTGGCGCAAACGCATTCTTAGCACCATCAGTACCATTGGCATATCGTGGGAACAGCTTCTTAGTCGAATTACCATCTAGGACTTGCGTACCAGCTGGCAAAACCGTGTTCAAATTGCGCTGGTTTGGGAATAAGCCCATCAAACCGTTTGGCAACATGAACGCTTCACGCCAGTTTGAACCGCCAGCGTCATTGACAAGCGCCATACCACCACGGTGTCCGCCGGCAGTAGTTCCATTTGCATAATGTGGGAC harbors:
- a CDS encoding ABC transporter substrate-binding protein, translated to MAKKAKKNNNDVEFFTHILPDNISANINVAQLGRVDRIYADGKKAQVQPLAMKSDGNSRAPLVGVHIGRMLRDEVHVGDVVVILFIDRSIAAFNGSNDEFPLSNTRMHSLNDAFIIEVY
- a CDS encoding GH25 family lysozyme; its protein translation is MGKIKTMLVAGMAAFLFAGATPTAFAAKGDQGVDWSIYQGAQGKFGYGHDKFAIAQIGGYYAGHGYVDQHTYPTQVQYAIAQGKRAHDYIFVDGVTDRATMKTVIDHYLAKSQTPQGAIFALDIEQGATNTDVVMYGLDYIQSKGKTAVLYGYKNFLMSNLDLQAIANKYPLWLAQYPNYEVTPEPNYNYFPSFDNVQLFQFTASYVAGGLDGNVDLTGITDNGYKNGNPNKPNTDTPAVDAGKEADNTPKAGIASGMTVKVNFSATYYATGEAIPDFVKGEPHKVLEVDGDRVLLDDIYSWVNKKNVEILDANTQDDSAEFNGVFYLDSWQYELGSVYVRNNDMAIPVADYHNDMPAASITLTDRYGNPLADQNGLGNNGVPEYFTLNGKYKVLQRVGSSIEVEMNGESVWLKAAFAN
- a CDS encoding toxic anion resistance protein; amino-acid sequence: MTEEVMTKETVATPELTDTLTSEEKSKALQLAQTLDVSTSDSVLTYGADAQKNLSAFSQGVLDKVQNQDVGPIGDSLTELMNTLNQASPDDLRPEKQGFFARIFNRVQKSVYEMTAKYQRIGAQVDNVAARLDRHKDSLLADNKMLDGLFQENLDFFNQLNVYIGGAEMKLSDVRQRELPAAQEKARQTNNQLDVQKVQDLVQFEQRLEKRTNDLKLTRQIALQQAPQIRLIQSTNQVLAEKIQASVSTAIPLWKNQVAIALTLLKQKNAVIAQRAVADTTNELLRANADMLHQSAVETAKENERGVVDIETLQETQNSLIATIQETMQIQREGRAKRADAEQQMQAMETELKEKLLGMAENQGRKDIN
- a CDS encoding phosphate-starvation-inducible PsiE family protein, giving the protein MNRKIIEKGYAIILDLAMLVLGIVMIGFFVKELWELVTMLIHVDLATDFFGVAERILETFLFFEFVVLTREYFIQDRISLQNFMYIGITALLRNLLVYHADTIGILIQAAAIAILILVLVVYRWSRRYLADLAHREEREELVFAEEHPEATK
- a CDS encoding phage holin, LLH family, whose translation is MNKVIDVLIGIAQTGVLGVVAAAVIGWLKSHTKNENLAMFYDWINQGIAIAEKTWGPGQGSAKQQDAVKFVKQRIDANGLTGHFSDSQIEGAIEQELKANKGVDNNG
- a CDS encoding phage baseplate protein produces the protein MAKFNDSNGHSVDVFSLTEHEDVNIDVATHPVEDGSPITDHSQMQSKNFRFSGWITGNNQSDIDANYQQLLDWSQNGTLLSYSGAIRHNSMLMSNLTKDYEDGGYQNAIKFSVDLTWVRTVKVTWNKNVNAGKKQATPPPGVYVTVVAGNTYWGWWVQYGTSIDQLRAWNGWPDRFIPIGARARVK
- a CDS encoding baseplate J/gp47 family protein, coding for MLDSNGFTRPQYETIVVDLTAKWQELFGSDSDTSAHSVAGVLIRLMAFFLDLIYKLAEKVYNSQYLSTATGVSLDKIASNFGLYRNPAEQAIVDLSFTGTPGFVILAGKMFKTTDGKIYQLGSDVLLSASGTGAGTAYAMETGAQYNVPANAITSQVEPTSDIFTVTNPQAVENGANIETDAELAHRVRLANDTKPSSPVNGVISAVMEVPGVKSVQVVTNNTMAVDSYGNPAKTIHVYVDGGEEMKIADALFNSVSAGILMVGSHTETMTDAAGFSGNVVAFDYATKETIFVTVDVTTNNDFEIDGVDQVKKAVNDYLGSVPMGGTVRFSYLYKYIYDNVNGIVVASVKIGTKAASQSMTDIPLTQFSIATTTADSLVVTKNGK
- a CDS encoding 5-bromo-4-chloroindolyl phosphate hydrolysis family protein, translating into MLDLDKIPKKTLRRSKWITVLIVFLAIGFTPAYLDSISNVLVFAFLVSMVTKPTFVFRWLLPLMLIGVAWAIPGIGWPVQLVLSGVVLGARQVVFTPMKQTKQRITTAKQKLTINTDNLSKRDVTVFKATFNRTLASVDHVEELLQLTTGLRKIAVETDVMRFARGILKELADDPTQLTEADEFVYTHLPNMEQILVTYQEIANHEMIDESDKAHLKAAREVLRQLADQIQQDYRLITRDDLNSLRDQIDVAKRTMGDKK